In the genome of Eggerthella sp. YY7918, one region contains:
- the htpG gene encoding molecular chaperone HtpG, translating to MRKFKTESKKLLDLMINSIYTNREIFLRELISNASDAVDKLYFKSLTDKEIQLGKDELAIQVSFDKDARTVTVSDSGIGMTKDELDRNLGTIAHSDSMAFKMDNAESQGDDVDIIGQFGVGFYSAFMVAKSVRVVSKAYGSDEAWAWESDGVEGYTISEATREDHGTDVILTLKDNGENSDGTGENYDTFLSEYGLKSLIKRYSNYVRYPVQMEVSKTREKPKPEDAGDDYKPEYESYTEIDTINSMIPIWKRSKSEVTEEEYNEFYKTDFHDFADPARTFSIHAEGALSYDALLFIPSRAPYDLYSKDFKKGLALYSSNVLIMEKCEELLPDHYNFVRGVVDSQDLQLNISRETLQHNSQLRAIAKKVEKKITAELKKMRDNDREEYERFFENFGRGLEYGIYTSYGMLKDELAELLLFYSAKQQKLVTLDEYLEAAPADQKAIYYAAGESIDRLAKMPIVNTVLAKGYDVLLCTRDVDEFCFTAMMTYGRAAAEGEDAPEPLELKNVASGELDLATEEEKKEAEEATKENEALFTAMKDVLGDAVSSVTVSSRLTDAPACVTAAGPVSLEMERILAQTPDGADMKSERVLEINAKHAVFDVLKAAQEAGDADKVKLYTEVLYNQALIVEGMPIDDPVAYANAVTKLMA from the coding sequence ATGCGCAAGTTTAAAACTGAGAGCAAAAAGCTGCTCGACCTCATGATTAATTCCATCTACACCAACCGCGAGATCTTCCTGCGTGAGCTTATCTCCAACGCCTCCGATGCGGTGGACAAGCTCTACTTCAAAAGCCTCACCGACAAAGAGATTCAGCTAGGCAAGGATGAACTGGCCATTCAGGTGAGCTTCGACAAGGATGCGCGCACGGTCACGGTCAGCGACAGTGGCATCGGCATGACGAAGGACGAGCTCGACCGCAATCTGGGCACCATTGCGCATTCCGACTCCATGGCGTTCAAGATGGACAACGCCGAAAGTCAGGGCGACGACGTGGACATCATCGGTCAGTTCGGCGTGGGTTTCTATTCCGCGTTCATGGTGGCCAAAAGCGTGCGTGTGGTGTCGAAGGCTTACGGTTCCGACGAGGCATGGGCCTGGGAATCCGACGGCGTGGAAGGCTACACCATCAGCGAAGCTACGCGCGAGGACCACGGCACCGACGTCATCTTAACGCTTAAAGACAACGGTGAAAACAGCGACGGCACCGGCGAGAATTACGACACCTTCCTTTCCGAATACGGCCTGAAGAGCCTCATCAAGCGCTACAGCAACTACGTGCGCTACCCCGTGCAGATGGAGGTGTCGAAGACCCGCGAGAAGCCCAAGCCCGAGGATGCAGGCGACGACTACAAGCCCGAGTATGAGAGCTACACCGAAATCGACACCATCAACTCGATGATCCCCATTTGGAAGCGCAGCAAATCCGAGGTCACCGAGGAAGAGTACAACGAGTTCTACAAGACCGACTTCCACGACTTCGCCGATCCGGCGCGTACGTTCAGCATCCATGCCGAAGGCGCGCTGTCCTACGACGCGCTGCTGTTCATCCCCAGCCGCGCGCCCTACGACCTGTACAGCAAGGACTTCAAGAAGGGTCTGGCGCTCTACAGCTCTAACGTGCTTATCATGGAGAAGTGCGAAGAACTGCTGCCCGACCACTACAACTTCGTTCGTGGTGTGGTGGACAGCCAGGATTTGCAGCTGAACATCAGCCGCGAGACGCTGCAACACAACAGCCAGCTGCGCGCCATCGCAAAGAAGGTGGAGAAGAAAATCACCGCCGAGCTGAAGAAGATGCGCGACAACGATCGCGAGGAGTACGAGCGCTTCTTCGAGAACTTCGGCCGCGGCTTGGAGTACGGCATCTACACGAGCTACGGCATGCTGAAGGACGAGCTGGCCGAACTGCTGCTGTTCTACTCCGCCAAGCAGCAGAAGCTGGTCACGCTGGATGAATATCTGGAGGCCGCGCCGGCCGACCAAAAAGCCATCTATTACGCCGCCGGTGAGAGCATCGACCGTTTGGCCAAGATGCCCATCGTGAACACCGTGCTCGCGAAGGGCTACGATGTGCTCCTGTGCACGCGCGACGTGGATGAGTTCTGCTTTACGGCTATGATGACCTACGGACGCGCCGCCGCCGAGGGCGAGGATGCACCCGAGCCGCTTGAGCTCAAGAACGTGGCATCGGGCGAACTGGATTTGGCCACCGAAGAGGAGAAGAAAGAAGCCGAGGAAGCCACCAAGGAAAACGAAGCTCTGTTTACAGCTATGAAGGACGTGCTCGGCGATGCGGTGAGCAGTGTGACCGTGTCCTCGCGTCTCACCGATGCTCCGGCGTGTGTAACGGCAGCTGGTCCGGTGTCGCTTGAGATGGAACGCATCTTGGCGCAAACTCCCGACGGCGCCGATATGAAGTCTGAGCGCGTGCTGGAAATCAACGCGAAGCATGCGGTGTTCGACGTGCTGAAGGCCGCGCAGGAGGCCGGCGACGCCGACAAGGTGAAGCTCTACACCGAGGTGCTCTACAACCAGGCGCTCATCGTGGAAGGCATGCCCATCGATGATCCCGTTGCGTATGCCAATGCGGTTACCAAGCTGATGGCTTAA
- a CDS encoding nitroreductase family protein, whose amino-acid sequence MTYLDILDKRRSVYDLSSDLPLTHEQITALVEHVAEASPSAFNMQSAQAVILFGAEHQALWDIVTETLRARVPAEKFAPTQEKLAGFARGAGTVMFFEDDAVVERMKEQFPTYANAFDMFAAHGLGILQGNVWNAFAERGMGANLQHYNPLIDEGVRERWQLPETWRLVSQMVFGTPVTLPEPKEKIPGNQRVRVFG is encoded by the coding sequence ATGACGTATTTGGATATTCTTGACAAGCGTCGAAGCGTGTATGACCTTTCCTCCGATCTGCCGCTTACTCATGAGCAGATTACCGCCCTGGTGGAGCATGTGGCGGAAGCCTCCCCTTCAGCCTTCAATATGCAAAGCGCGCAGGCCGTCATTCTGTTCGGCGCGGAACATCAAGCATTGTGGGATATCGTGACCGAAACACTGCGTGCTCGCGTGCCAGCCGAGAAGTTTGCACCTACGCAAGAGAAGCTGGCGGGATTTGCCCGCGGTGCAGGTACCGTCATGTTCTTTGAGGACGATGCCGTCGTCGAGCGCATGAAGGAGCAGTTTCCCACCTATGCGAACGCATTCGACATGTTTGCCGCCCACGGATTGGGTATTTTACAGGGTAATGTGTGGAACGCGTTTGCCGAAAGGGGCATGGGCGCGAACTTGCAGCACTACAACCCCCTGATCGACGAAGGCGTGCGTGAGCGTTGGCAGTTGCCTGAAACCTGGCGGCTGGTGTCTCAGATGGTGTTCGGCACCCCCGTCACGCTTCCCGAGCCCAAGGAGAAGATTCCCGGCAACCAGCGCGTGCGCGTTTTTGGATAG
- a CDS encoding LysR family transcriptional regulator: MNIKQIRYFVSVFKSGSFSSAAKEQHVTVQAISKAVSNLEQELRGDLFVREARGVRATPLGRNFFLKAASALNEFDKLEKFTHAYHKDGAIEVLHLALVLPPFYGNERARQSIAAFIGRNLAIQTKVSLEAPKDGLAALRAGLYDALITVGSYSNPEIDCMSVCTVVPSVVMSADHPLTEREFVRLDDIKSYPIVFSPDYDDFNNSMASVYRKRNPHLSFVSVPYEHFDAFLNEEKGLAFAAGIPALGSMHPSAEIRAIAQEDAISVPVCLLSMKSRKTPAYLMLERWLASEFILLSGNLLDGLQ, from the coding sequence GTGAATATAAAGCAGATCAGATATTTCGTTTCCGTTTTCAAGAGCGGGAGCTTTTCCTCTGCTGCAAAAGAACAGCATGTGACGGTGCAGGCTATTTCGAAGGCCGTCTCGAACCTTGAGCAGGAGCTGAGGGGCGATTTGTTCGTTCGCGAGGCCCGGGGCGTGCGCGCAACGCCGCTCGGACGCAACTTCTTCCTGAAAGCCGCCTCAGCTTTAAACGAATTCGACAAGCTCGAGAAGTTCACCCACGCCTACCATAAGGACGGAGCCATCGAGGTGCTTCATCTCGCTTTGGTACTGCCGCCGTTTTATGGCAATGAGCGCGCTCGTCAGAGCATCGCCGCGTTTATAGGCAGAAATCTTGCCATTCAAACCAAGGTATCGCTTGAGGCGCCTAAAGACGGCTTAGCTGCGCTGCGTGCCGGATTGTACGATGCGCTTATTACGGTAGGTTCTTACAGCAATCCCGAAATCGACTGCATGTCTGTTTGTACCGTTGTCCCGAGCGTCGTTATGTCGGCCGATCACCCGCTTACCGAACGTGAATTTGTGCGGTTAGACGACATCAAGTCCTATCCGATTGTGTTTTCTCCGGATTATGACGATTTCAACAACTCGATGGCTTCGGTCTATCGCAAACGCAACCCTCATTTGAGCTTCGTGTCGGTTCCCTACGAACACTTCGATGCATTTTTGAACGAAGAAAAGGGGCTCGCATTTGCCGCAGGCATACCTGCCCTAGGAAGCATGCATCCGAGTGCGGAAATCCGAGCGATCGCTCAGGAGGACGCTATCTCTGTCCCGGTGTGTCTCTTGAGCATGAAAAGCCGCAAAACCCCGGCGTATTTAATGCTGGAGCGATGGCTGGCAAGCGAGTTCATTCTCTTAAGCGGTAATTTGCTCGACGGCTTGCAATAA
- a CDS encoding LysR family transcriptional regulator — MNIKQVKYFVETLDQGSLSAASQVKHVTVQAVSKALANLEEELGDTLLERGSNGIRPTPFGRAFYRKAIQVIDCFDELESFSESYCRTNDLDEELRLGLYTPEFFGGNQVCESIATFVEMQIGAKTTVPLAQGESGFTQLRTGVLDALIMTGTVHHPDTRCNVIGTVPPALMMACDHPLASKEYVSLSDLASYPVANPLWYSSCVETITSVYRRRTQDVRYVDLDTEGISDHLHRAQGVVITVDIDLFGKMHPDVVLRPLCPDDVVVIPICLVSMKDIVSPTLMRLYRLLLSGLALVRNGKPLVAVSNQ; from the coding sequence TTGAACATCAAACAAGTTAAATACTTCGTCGAAACGCTGGATCAGGGCAGTCTGTCGGCAGCATCTCAAGTGAAACACGTAACGGTGCAGGCTGTGTCGAAGGCTCTTGCCAATTTGGAAGAAGAACTTGGCGACACATTGCTTGAGCGTGGCAGCAACGGAATTCGGCCGACGCCTTTTGGAAGGGCGTTTTATCGCAAAGCAATTCAGGTGATTGACTGCTTTGATGAGCTTGAATCGTTTTCGGAATCGTATTGTCGGACGAACGATCTCGATGAGGAGCTTCGTCTTGGCTTATATACGCCGGAGTTTTTCGGCGGTAATCAGGTGTGTGAAAGTATCGCAACATTTGTTGAAATGCAGATTGGTGCAAAGACTACGGTTCCCCTTGCGCAGGGGGAGAGCGGCTTCACCCAGTTGCGCACCGGTGTGCTCGATGCACTTATAATGACGGGCACCGTTCATCACCCCGATACTCGCTGCAACGTCATTGGCACCGTGCCGCCAGCGCTCATGATGGCATGCGACCATCCGCTGGCTTCCAAGGAGTACGTTTCGCTCTCCGACCTGGCTTCCTATCCCGTCGCCAATCCTTTGTGGTATAGCTCCTGCGTTGAAACGATCACGTCGGTGTATAGGCGTCGCACCCAGGATGTTCGCTATGTTGATCTTGATACGGAGGGGATATCTGACCATCTGCATCGGGCGCAGGGAGTGGTTATCACGGTGGACATCGATTTGTTCGGCAAGATGCACCCGGATGTTGTGCTGCGTCCTCTGTGTCCTGACGATGTTGTGGTTATTCCCATCTGTCTCGTCAGCATGAAGGACATCGTTTCACCCACGTTGATGAGGCTGTACCGCCTTCTGCTGAGCGGCTTGGCGCTTGTGAGGAACGGAAAGCCTCTCGTGGCCGTTTCCAACCAATAG
- a CDS encoding aquaporin — protein sequence MEASPIKKYGAECLGTFVLTLFGCGSAAVAGATLGTLGIAFAFGLSIIAMAFVIGNISGCHINPAVSFGLFLDKRLSGKDLIGYWIAQFIGGIVAAAVLLLIINLSNLGGALATGLGCNGYDAASSVGLSMVGALIVEIILTCIFVLSVLGSTADEKTAPFAGIIIGLTLAFVHIMGIPLTGTSVNPARSFGPALMMALQGDMTALSQVWVFIVAPLVGAACAAGIWIAFKKKNASDN from the coding sequence ATGGAAGCATCACCTATCAAAAAGTACGGCGCTGAGTGCTTGGGGACGTTCGTCCTGACGCTGTTCGGCTGCGGTAGCGCTGCCGTTGCGGGGGCCACGCTGGGTACCTTGGGCATCGCCTTCGCCTTCGGCTTATCCATCATCGCCATGGCATTTGTGATTGGCAACATTTCAGGCTGCCACATTAACCCTGCCGTGTCGTTTGGCCTGTTCCTTGACAAGCGCCTGTCGGGCAAGGACCTGATCGGCTACTGGATCGCACAGTTTATCGGCGGCATTGTGGCCGCGGCCGTCCTGCTGCTTATCATCAACTTGTCCAATTTGGGCGGAGCTCTTGCCACCGGCCTTGGATGCAACGGCTATGATGCCGCCTCTTCGGTGGGGCTGAGCATGGTGGGCGCGCTCATTGTTGAAATAATTCTGACCTGCATCTTTGTGCTGTCTGTGCTTGGCTCAACCGCAGATGAGAAAACCGCCCCCTTTGCGGGCATTATCATCGGCCTGACGCTTGCGTTTGTGCACATCATGGGCATCCCTCTGACCGGCACGTCAGTTAACCCCGCGCGCAGCTTCGGTCCCGCCCTTATGATGGCGCTTCAGGGCGATATGACCGCGCTTTCGCAGGTGTGGGTGTTCATCGTCGCCCCGCTTGTCGGCGCTGCGTGTGCCGCGGGCATCTGGATTGCGTTCAAGAAAAAGAACGCCTCCGATAACTAG
- a CDS encoding DUF5679 domain-containing protein — translation MAIEAYCMKCKEKKEMQNPVESTTKNGKPITKGTCPVCGSTICRIGSSK, via the coding sequence ATGGCCATCGAAGCGTATTGCATGAAGTGCAAGGAAAAGAAGGAAATGCAGAACCCCGTGGAGAGCACCACGAAAAATGGCAAGCCCATCACGAAGGGCACCTGCCCTGTGTGTGGTAGCACGATCTGCCGCATTGGCTCGTCCAAGTAG
- a CDS encoding universal stress protein yields the protein MAVNTMLVAYDESEGAARALDMAASLAETNPQAHIDIVYVVPIPMLDEQQMVNFREILDMMLSDGEELLAEAGQRMGEDVAARTDSLLLTGTSPATEILKLIDQRDYDLVIVGNRGLSGLKEYMGSVSHKVLHGSSVPVLIAK from the coding sequence ATGGCTGTGAACACTATGCTCGTCGCGTACGACGAATCTGAGGGGGCAGCCCGTGCACTTGATATGGCGGCCAGCCTCGCTGAGACAAATCCTCAAGCGCATATCGATATCGTGTATGTGGTGCCCATTCCCATGCTCGATGAACAGCAGATGGTGAACTTCCGGGAAATTCTTGACATGATGCTTTCGGATGGCGAAGAGCTGCTTGCCGAGGCAGGGCAGCGTATGGGCGAAGATGTGGCAGCGCGCACCGATTCGCTTCTTCTGACGGGAACGAGTCCCGCGACGGAAATCCTCAAGCTTATCGATCAGCGCGACTACGATCTGGTTATTGTGGGCAATCGCGGTCTGAGCGGCCTGAAGGAGTACATGGGCAGCGTGAGCCACAAGGTACTGCACGGGTCGTCTGTGCCGGTGCTTATTGCCAAGTAA
- a CDS encoding FAD-dependent oxidoreductase, giving the protein MKHYDAAIIGFGKGGKTLAGALAAKGQQVAMIEQSAKMYGGTCINVACIPTKTLVHAAALSAAQGGTFEERGVRYAAAIDEKDRVTGMLRGKNYHKLADLPNVDVIDGRASFIDATHVAVEPTGDAAEDSPVSEQIEADRIFINTGSRPFVPPIPGVDGPRVYLSETLLDLRELPKRFVVIGGGYIGLEFASMYANFGSQVTVVQDLEAFIPREDADIAAAVLASLEDRGVRVVRGARVEAIEHTESTATVIAQTSAGEERFEADAVLVATGRRPNVEGLALEAAGVELTEQGAVRTDEHLRTTAPNIHAMGDVVGGLQFTYISLDDFRIVRDDVLGDGTRTTQNRGAVPYSVFLDPPFSRVGLTEQEARDAGYQVKTAKLPVAAIPKAQVLGKPVGLLKAVIDANTDQLLGVHLFCEESYEMINTAKLAIDARLPYHMLRDAIYTHPTMSEAFNDLFAAAQ; this is encoded by the coding sequence ATGAAACACTACGATGCAGCCATTATCGGCTTCGGCAAAGGCGGCAAGACATTGGCGGGTGCCTTGGCCGCGAAAGGCCAGCAGGTGGCCATGATTGAGCAATCGGCGAAGATGTATGGCGGCACGTGCATCAATGTTGCCTGCATTCCCACCAAAACGCTCGTTCATGCAGCGGCCCTTTCCGCGGCGCAGGGTGGAACCTTCGAAGAGCGCGGCGTGCGCTACGCTGCCGCCATCGACGAGAAAGATCGCGTAACCGGCATGCTGCGCGGCAAGAACTACCACAAGTTGGCGGACCTTCCGAATGTGGACGTCATCGACGGACGCGCCTCGTTTATTGATGCGACGCATGTTGCGGTGGAACCCACCGGCGATGCTGCCGAGGACTCCCCTGTTTCTGAGCAGATCGAGGCCGACCGCATTTTTATCAATACCGGCTCGCGACCGTTCGTTCCACCCATCCCCGGCGTGGACGGCCCGCGTGTGTACCTGAGCGAAACGCTGCTTGATCTGCGTGAATTGCCGAAGCGCTTCGTGGTTATCGGCGGCGGCTACATTGGACTTGAGTTTGCATCCATGTATGCAAACTTCGGCTCACAGGTGACCGTCGTGCAGGACCTTGAAGCCTTCATTCCCCGCGAGGATGCCGATATTGCTGCAGCTGTGCTGGCAAGTTTGGAGGATCGCGGCGTGCGTGTTGTCCGCGGCGCTCGCGTCGAAGCCATCGAGCACACCGAAAGTACAGCCACTGTCATAGCTCAGACCTCCGCTGGCGAAGAGCGCTTCGAAGCTGACGCCGTACTCGTGGCCACCGGCCGCCGTCCCAACGTGGAAGGCCTTGCACTTGAAGCAGCCGGCGTGGAGCTGACAGAGCAGGGCGCCGTCCGCACTGACGAGCACCTGCGCACCACCGCACCGAACATTCATGCAATGGGCGATGTCGTGGGCGGCTTGCAGTTCACCTACATCTCGCTTGACGATTTCCGCATCGTGCGCGACGACGTGTTGGGTGACGGCACTCGTACCACGCAAAATCGCGGAGCCGTACCCTACAGCGTGTTTCTCGACCCGCCTTTCTCGCGCGTGGGATTGACCGAACAGGAAGCGCGCGATGCGGGATACCAGGTGAAAACCGCGAAGCTCCCTGTCGCCGCCATCCCGAAGGCACAGGTGCTGGGTAAGCCCGTCGGTTTGCTGAAAGCGGTCATCGACGCCAATACCGATCAGCTTTTAGGCGTACATCTCTTCTGCGAGGAGTCCTATGAAATGATCAACACCGCCAAGTTGGCCATCGATGCACGGCTTCCCTACCACATGCTGCGCGATGCCATCTACACGCACCCCACCATGAGCGAAGCATTTAACGACCTGTTCGCGGCTGCGCAATAA
- a CDS encoding rhodanese-like domain-containing protein — MNKRPYNAREMNPSQSTSLLQATNSPQMTLRHAAFAVAAALALLATLGLAACASPTQTQDSTANDNATAMDAPKSGTENSDAYHKITADEAQALMNEKSVTIVDVRTPQEYAEGHIPGAINIPVENIGSDKPAELTDTDAELIVYCRTGVRSKQASDKLVALGYAHVNDMGGIVDWNGETVSGSEPGGK; from the coding sequence ATGAACAAGCGGCCGTACAACGCACGTGAAATGAATCCATCACAAAGCACAAGCCTTTTGCAGGCAACCAACTCCCCCCAAATGACGTTGCGCCATGCAGCGTTTGCCGTTGCCGCAGCGCTTGCCCTGCTTGCCACGCTGGGGCTTGCAGCCTGTGCATCCCCGACGCAGACACAGGATTCGACGGCAAACGACAACGCAACGGCGATGGATGCGCCCAAATCTGGCACGGAAAACAGCGATGCGTACCACAAGATCACCGCTGATGAAGCTCAAGCGCTCATGAACGAGAAATCCGTCACCATTGTGGATGTGCGCACCCCGCAAGAATACGCTGAGGGACATATCCCCGGCGCCATCAACATTCCGGTCGAGAATATCGGCAGCGACAAGCCCGCCGAACTCACCGACACCGATGCGGAACTTATCGTGTACTGCCGTACCGGTGTGCGCAGCAAACAAGCCTCCGACAAGCTTGTTGCCCTGGGATACGCGCACGTCAATGACATGGGCGGTATCGTTGATTGGAATGGCGAAACCGTTTCAGGCTCGGAACCAGGTGGCAAATAG
- a CDS encoding MDR family MFS transporter: MEGVDQTAKAAADTARVRKEQEPMTKAASTREISANEARAAKRAAKLAADTARQGGIPAAEPTPERKRGVAAVFAGLLLAMFVSTLSETVTATALPTIVGDLGGVDHMQWVTTAYILASTIMMPIYGKLGDLFGRKYLFIVALSIFIVGSATCGLAPSMDGLIAGRAVEGLGGGGLIILAQATIADIIPPRQRGKYMGVMGSVFAVSTVVGPLLGGWFVQVTGWRWLFAFNIPLALLAIAAVAFFLTNPARRDDRPPVDVGGMMAMAVSVSSLVLATAWGGTLFPWLSWQILGLFALFLVAAVIFVLVERRAKEPIIPMLLFKNRNFVVCTITGMFIMLGMMGTVSYLPTYFQIVDGLAPEQAGLMTFPMMAGVLLTAVGTGFLATKTGRYKWMPIASCAVAAVGFLLLSRLTVGTPLLVTGIFLFILGFGIGLGQQILVLIVQNEFPHAIVGTATAANNFFRQIGSTLGASLVGALFTSRLTADLAAQLPHVDNINMNRITPSFVEHLSGPTRDIITTAYSDALVPIFLYVVPLLVIGFILMLFLKEHPLATNVNHTGHPTDDSL, from the coding sequence ATGGAAGGCGTGGATCAGACGGCGAAGGCTGCGGCGGATACCGCTCGCGTGCGCAAAGAGCAGGAGCCGATGACAAAGGCCGCTTCGACACGCGAGATTTCCGCGAATGAAGCCCGCGCGGCGAAGCGTGCAGCTAAGCTGGCGGCCGACACGGCTCGCCAAGGCGGCATTCCTGCTGCTGAACCTACGCCCGAACGCAAGCGGGGAGTTGCGGCCGTGTTCGCAGGCTTGTTGCTGGCTATGTTCGTGAGCACGCTTTCGGAAACGGTTACCGCAACAGCGCTGCCCACTATAGTGGGCGACCTCGGTGGTGTCGACCACATGCAATGGGTAACGACCGCCTACATTCTTGCCTCCACCATCATGATGCCTATCTACGGTAAATTGGGCGACCTGTTTGGTCGCAAGTACCTGTTTATTGTCGCGCTTTCCATTTTCATCGTGGGCTCGGCTACCTGCGGACTCGCGCCAAGCATGGACGGCCTCATCGCGGGCCGCGCCGTTGAAGGCCTGGGCGGCGGCGGGCTTATCATCCTCGCACAGGCCACCATCGCCGACATCATTCCGCCGCGTCAGCGAGGCAAATACATGGGCGTTATGGGTTCTGTGTTTGCGGTGTCGACGGTGGTGGGACCTCTTCTGGGCGGCTGGTTCGTGCAGGTAACGGGCTGGCGCTGGCTGTTCGCGTTCAACATTCCCCTTGCTCTTTTGGCCATCGCAGCAGTGGCGTTCTTCCTTACCAATCCCGCTCGGCGTGACGACCGTCCGCCGGTGGATGTGGGCGGCATGATGGCCATGGCGGTGTCGGTGTCCTCGCTGGTGCTGGCCACCGCGTGGGGCGGCACGCTGTTCCCGTGGCTGTCGTGGCAGATCCTCGGCCTGTTTGCGCTGTTCTTGGTGGCGGCGGTTATATTTGTGCTCGTCGAACGCCGCGCGAAAGAGCCCATCATTCCGATGCTTCTGTTCAAGAATCGCAACTTTGTGGTGTGCACTATCACGGGTATGTTCATTATGCTGGGCATGATGGGAACGGTGTCGTATTTGCCCACCTACTTCCAGATTGTGGATGGACTTGCGCCCGAACAGGCAGGACTCATGACGTTTCCCATGATGGCCGGCGTGCTGTTGACCGCTGTGGGCACCGGCTTTCTGGCAACGAAAACAGGGCGCTACAAGTGGATGCCCATCGCTTCGTGCGCCGTGGCCGCTGTGGGTTTTCTGCTGCTGTCGCGTCTCACCGTGGGTACGCCGCTTCTTGTGACGGGCATCTTCCTCTTCATTCTGGGATTCGGCATCGGCTTGGGTCAGCAGATTTTGGTACTCATCGTGCAAAACGAGTTCCCGCATGCCATCGTGGGCACAGCGACGGCTGCCAACAACTTCTTCCGGCAGATCGGCTCCACGCTGGGAGCGTCGCTTGTGGGCGCGCTCTTCACGTCGCGCCTTACCGCCGATCTAGCCGCGCAACTGCCCCATGTGGACAACATCAACATGAACCGCATCACTCCCAGCTTTGTGGAACACCTAAGCGGTCCCACGCGCGATATCATCACGACCGCGTATTCCGATGCGCTCGTGCCCATCTTCTTGTACGTGGTTCCGCTGCTGGTGATCGGATTTATCCTGATGTTGTTCCTGAAGGAACATCCCCTCGCCACCAACGTCAATCACACCGGCCACCCCACAGACGACTCGCTGTAA
- a CDS encoding RNA methyltransferase, whose translation MIVEVATLDDTRLDAYARLTEMQLRSRLEPQRALFIAESGKVIERALAGGMEPLSLLMEAKWLDAMRPIIDDIAQRWGDRVPVFIAPHDELAKLTGFELTRGALGAFRRPPLPSVAEVVKDARRIAVLEDITNHTNVGAIFRSAAALGVDAVLVTPACYDPLYRRAVRVSMGTVFQVPWTRIGEEAHANLPNTTHPTWAETGIPLLHDLGFKTAAFALTDNSVSLDDPALNAEERLALVFGTEGDGLAHDTIARCDYTVRIPMARGVDSLNVAAASAVAFWQLRAR comes from the coding sequence ATGATTGTTGAAGTTGCAACGCTCGACGATACGCGACTGGACGCATACGCGCGCCTGACCGAAATGCAGCTGCGCAGTCGCCTGGAGCCACAGCGCGCGCTGTTTATTGCCGAGTCGGGCAAGGTCATTGAGCGGGCGCTTGCAGGCGGCATGGAGCCGCTGTCGCTGCTTATGGAAGCGAAGTGGCTGGATGCGATGCGTCCCATCATCGACGATATTGCGCAGCGCTGGGGCGATCGTGTGCCCGTGTTCATAGCACCCCACGACGAGCTGGCGAAGCTGACCGGATTCGAACTCACGCGCGGAGCTTTGGGGGCGTTTCGACGACCGCCGCTGCCTTCGGTAGCCGAAGTGGTTAAGGATGCGCGGCGCATTGCCGTGCTTGAAGACATCACGAACCACACCAACGTCGGCGCCATCTTTCGCTCGGCCGCCGCGCTTGGTGTGGATGCCGTGCTGGTGACGCCCGCCTGCTACGACCCGCTGTACCGCCGCGCCGTGCGCGTGTCGATGGGCACGGTGTTTCAGGTGCCGTGGACGCGTATCGGAGAGGAAGCCCACGCAAACCTTCCCAACACAACCCATCCCACCTGGGCTGAAACGGGCATTCCTCTGCTGCATGACCTGGGCTTTAAAACGGCCGCCTTCGCGCTCACGGATAATTCGGTTTCGCTTGACGACCCTGCGCTGAATGCCGAAGAACGCCTTGCGCTCGTGTTCGGCACCGAAGGCGACGGCCTTGCGCACGATACCATCGCGCGCTGCGACTACACCGTACGCATCCCCATGGCTCGCGGCGTCGATTCCCTCAACGTAGCCGCCGCCAGCGCTGTGGCCTTCTGGCAGCTGCGCGCACGTTAG